A genomic window from Dermacentor silvarum isolate Dsil-2018 chromosome 9, BIME_Dsil_1.4, whole genome shotgun sequence includes:
- the LOC125940348 gene encoding male-specific histamine-binding salivary protein-like isoform X1 encodes MKLLLIFLVLGVAHCTIQQENQKGTATVPAWAREDVFGIYQDAWQSIKQDMGAIYYLVKATYNQDDVWGTDFTCVTVTATEVSEEQKTIEATITFKNNASSTPQTSKETVTAVKMYDYKNKENAIEYKTHDDQPKTFRDSLVFTEEQSCDIFHVPYAKNTNGRQNGDYELWVHESKVSSIPPCCLFLFEYLAENRERYTVYNDDCKATTADVQQPGTQA; translated from the exons ATGAAACTCCTTCTAATTTTCCTTGTTCTTGGAGTCGCTCATTGCACGATTCAACAAGAGAACCAGAAAGGTACGGCCACGGTACCTGCTTGGGCCAGGGAAGACGTATTTGGTATATATCAAGACGCCTGGCAG AGTATCAAACAAGATATGGGTGCAATTTACTATCTCGTGAAGGCTACATATAATCAAGATGACGTGTGGGGCACTGATTTCACATGTGTGACTGTAACGGCAACAGAAGTCTCTGAAGAACAGAAGACGATTGAAGCTACGATAACGTTCAAGAATAACGCTTCCTCAACACC ACAGACCTCTAAAGAAACAGTCACCGCCGTTAAGATGTACGATTACAAAAATAAGGAAAACGCCATAGAATACAAGACACATG ATGATCAACCTAAGACTTTCCGAGATTCCCTCGTTTTCACTGAAGAACAGTCTTGCGACATCTTCCATGTTCCATATGCCAAGAACACAAATGGAAGACAAAATGGAG ATTACGAACTGTGGGTGCACGAAAGCAAAGTGAGCAGCATACCTCCCTGCTGTCTGTTCCTGTTTGAATACTTGGCAGAGAACCGGGAAAGGTACACTGTATATAATGATGATTGCAAGGCGACCACAGCGGACGTCCAGCAGCCAGGAACGCAAGCCTGA